The proteins below are encoded in one region of Pontibacter deserti:
- a CDS encoding L,D-transpeptidase family protein: MNPYQNKIYYIYLLFIVAALASCNKSDGSGQGKEIGEILGIKELPQATTDSLYIKSYISKQPEFKQHADLMYLFYGERDYKLAWFRDNELVPEAEKFLATIDNATKEGLDPKKYKLVEFKSLFKQYEDMGRQDSARLELQQQIDVGLTASYFNYASDFYRGRVNPGEVGSIDWNVKKNKIKLHKALQTILQERESTYPYYEFEALHKGYIDLRETLHKYRALQAKGGWEKVDIGKTKMLQKGDTSAAVIQLRKRLNPGQPINVNDPNMRKFDDTLVQQVKEFQRLHGLDQDGKVGGNTLRMMNVPVEDRIQQIMMNMERWRWIPKRLVPKSLDQKYIWVNIPEYKLYIYEDPENDPEAERSYKKVFEMKVIVGKELNSTPIFSDKLEFVVLAPYWNVPNTIVEKEIKPAMLRNPGYLESQDMEIVTKEKDPKPISAYSIDWASVTEKNFPYMVRQRPGPKNSLGDLKFLFPNSYNVYLHDTPADALFNQTERGFSHGCVRLEKPVELAKYLLQDMPEWDEQRIRETIDTGEEEWVTLPKKMQVYLVYFTSWVDEQGKVHFRDDIYGHDKKLAKEFFG; this comes from the coding sequence ATGAACCCTTATCAGAATAAAATATACTACATATACCTGCTTTTTATTGTTGCTGCTTTAGCATCCTGTAATAAATCAGACGGCAGCGGGCAGGGGAAAGAGATTGGAGAAATACTTGGCATAAAAGAATTGCCTCAGGCCACTACAGACAGTCTATATATAAAGAGTTACATCAGCAAGCAGCCTGAGTTTAAACAGCATGCTGACCTGATGTACCTGTTTTATGGCGAGCGCGACTATAAACTTGCCTGGTTCCGCGATAATGAACTGGTACCCGAAGCTGAGAAATTCTTGGCTACGATTGATAATGCTACCAAAGAAGGATTGGACCCGAAGAAGTATAAACTGGTTGAGTTTAAAAGCTTATTCAAGCAATATGAAGATATGGGCAGACAAGACTCTGCCCGGCTGGAACTGCAGCAACAGATAGATGTAGGCCTTACTGCTTCCTATTTTAATTATGCTTCAGATTTTTACCGTGGCAGGGTTAATCCTGGTGAGGTTGGTTCTATAGACTGGAATGTAAAGAAGAACAAGATAAAGCTGCATAAGGCCCTGCAAACTATACTTCAGGAACGTGAAAGTACTTACCCTTACTATGAGTTTGAAGCGTTACATAAAGGCTATATAGACCTGCGCGAGACCCTGCACAAGTATAGAGCACTACAGGCAAAAGGCGGTTGGGAGAAGGTAGATATCGGTAAAACGAAAATGCTGCAAAAAGGCGATACCTCCGCTGCTGTTATACAGTTGCGCAAGCGCCTAAATCCGGGGCAACCGATAAATGTGAATGACCCTAACATGCGCAAATTTGATGATACACTGGTGCAGCAGGTGAAAGAGTTTCAGCGCTTGCACGGGCTGGACCAGGATGGGAAAGTTGGTGGTAATACACTGCGTATGATGAACGTACCTGTCGAAGACCGCATTCAGCAGATCATGATGAATATGGAGCGCTGGCGCTGGATACCGAAGCGCCTGGTTCCAAAGAGCCTGGATCAGAAGTATATCTGGGTAAATATACCGGAATATAAGCTGTATATCTACGAAGATCCTGAAAACGACCCTGAAGCTGAGCGGTCTTATAAGAAGGTATTCGAGATGAAGGTAATCGTAGGAAAAGAGCTAAACTCAACACCTATATTTAGTGATAAGCTGGAGTTTGTAGTACTGGCGCCTTACTGGAATGTACCTAATACCATCGTAGAAAAAGAGATAAAGCCTGCCATGCTGAGAAACCCGGGCTACCTGGAAAGCCAGGATATGGAAATTGTAACAAAGGAGAAAGATCCGAAGCCAATTTCAGCATATAGTATAGACTGGGCCAGTGTTACTGAAAAGAACTTTCCATACATGGTGCGTCAGCGCCCGGGGCCTAAGAACTCGTTAGGAGATTTAAAATTCTTATTCCCGAACTCTTATAACGTATACCTGCACGATACGCCTGCAGATGCGTTGTTTAACCAAACAGAAAGAGGGTTTAGCCATGGGTGTGTTCGCCTTGAAAAGCCTGTTGAACTTGCAAAATACTTATTGCAGGACATGCCGGAGTGGGATGAACAAAGAATAAGAGAAACGATTGATACCGGCGAGGAAGAATGGGTAACATTGCCTAAGAAGATGCAGGTATACCTGGTGTACTTTACAAGCTGGGTTGATGAGCAGGGGAAAGTGCACTTCAGAGACGACATCTATGGGCACGATAAAAAGCTTGCTAAAGAGTTCTTTGGGTAA
- a CDS encoding plastocyanin/azurin family copper-binding protein: MRREVFFIAMVLGYSLTACDGIKQETGTLEENLEDTTAGASKLPGDTTLQPKVEIILRATGNTAEEMAFDQDTVQVAKDALITLSLVNEGTDLTMIHNFVLTTSGKYKEVALAGNKTGASGNYIPDSKHIIAWTPLAKPGQTVTHEFKAPTPGTYDFVCTYPDHWKRMHGKLIVK, translated from the coding sequence ATGAGAAGAGAAGTTTTTTTTATTGCAATGGTGCTTGGTTATAGTTTAACAGCTTGTGACGGTATTAAGCAGGAAACAGGTACCCTGGAAGAAAATTTAGAAGACACTACTGCAGGAGCTAGTAAGCTGCCAGGGGATACAACTCTACAGCCTAAAGTAGAGATTATACTTCGCGCGACAGGTAACACTGCAGAAGAAATGGCTTTTGACCAGGATACAGTACAGGTAGCTAAAGATGCGCTCATAACGCTATCCTTAGTCAACGAAGGCACCGACCTTACCATGATCCATAACTTTGTGCTTACTACCAGTGGCAAGTATAAAGAAGTGGCACTGGCAGGGAATAAAACAGGTGCTTCCGGAAATTATATCCCTGATAGCAAACATATAATTGCCTGGACTCCATTGGCAAAACCCGGCCAGACAGTAACGCATGAGTTTAAAGCGCCGACGCCTGGTACTTACGATTTTGTTTGTACTTACCCTGACCACTGGAAAAGGATGCATGGGAAACTGATCGTAAAATAA
- a CDS encoding Crp/Fnr family transcriptional regulator: MIRFTAPDCRNCVSRKNSLLGCCKGNELEDVSAAKSCFTFKKGQVIFHEGTRPAGLHCINSGKVKVTKMGSDGKEQIIRLAKPGDVVGYRALMADSNYSASAVALDDAVVCFIPKSQFMDLIATNVDFSSGLMKLFSRALGEAEERMVQMAYKPVRERLAEALLLLQKTYQQQEGDNKFTISISREDLASIVGTAKETTIRLLSEFKDENIITTKGSSITILAPDKLFKICHLYD; the protein is encoded by the coding sequence ATGATAAGATTCACAGCGCCAGACTGTCGTAATTGCGTTTCCCGGAAGAACTCCCTTCTTGGTTGCTGTAAGGGCAATGAGTTGGAAGATGTTAGTGCTGCCAAGTCTTGCTTTACCTTTAAAAAAGGCCAGGTAATCTTTCATGAAGGTACTCGCCCTGCCGGCTTGCATTGTATCAATTCCGGTAAGGTTAAGGTTACCAAAATGGGTAGCGATGGAAAAGAGCAGATTATACGGCTGGCAAAACCCGGAGATGTAGTAGGATACAGGGCATTAATGGCTGACTCGAACTATTCTGCGTCGGCGGTAGCGCTTGATGATGCTGTAGTTTGCTTTATACCTAAATCGCAGTTCATGGACCTTATTGCAACAAATGTTGATTTTTCCAGCGGGTTGATGAAGCTTTTTTCGAGAGCACTGGGCGAAGCCGAAGAACGCATGGTGCAGATGGCGTACAAGCCTGTACGTGAGCGCTTGGCAGAAGCCCTTTTGTTGTTACAGAAGACCTACCAGCAGCAGGAAGGCGATAATAAATTTACGATTTCTATTTCCAGGGAAGACCTAGCTTCTATAGTTGGTACAGCCAAGGAAACAACTATACGGTTACTATCGGAATTCAAAGATGAAAACATCATCACAACAAAAGGCAGCAGCATTACCATACTAGCCCCGGACAAACTATTTAAGATCTGCCATCTTTACGATTAA
- a CDS encoding helix-turn-helix domain-containing protein has translation MIDRIQHLMEYYKLTNSQFADSIEVPRAILSHIMSGRNKPSLDVIIKVIGKYRQINLNWLLLGEGEMLKEIVKADVQPEAKIADQTHTLSPLFEPADKETEPVKIQNPKLPVFPDLTSLNSNKQVKQIVFFYTDNSFSVFNPEV, from the coding sequence ATGATAGATAGAATACAGCACTTAATGGAATACTATAAGCTAACCAACTCTCAGTTTGCTGATAGTATAGAAGTGCCAAGAGCCATCCTTAGTCATATTATGAGCGGGCGTAACAAGCCTAGTCTTGATGTGATTATCAAAGTGATAGGCAAATATAGGCAGATCAACCTGAACTGGCTGCTCTTAGGCGAAGGAGAAATGCTAAAAGAAATAGTAAAAGCAGATGTACAACCTGAAGCAAAAATAGCAGACCAAACTCACACTTTAAGTCCGCTGTTTGAACCAGCTGATAAGGAAACAGAGCCTGTTAAAATACAAAATCCGAAACTGCCTGTTTTCCCGGATTTAACAAGTCTTAATTCAAATAAGCAAGTGAAGCAGATTGTGTTCTTCTATACAGATAATTCCTTTTCCGTTTTCAACCCGGAAGTATAA
- a CDS encoding YciE/YciF ferroxidase family protein, giving the protein MKLNNLKDLMIHELKDIYSAEHQITKALPKMIKAASSEKLKAAFEEHLMVTEQQIKRLDNVFNMIGEKASSEHCKAMEGIIKECESMMSERADQSVMDAALIACAQRVEHYEIAAYGTVCTYAKQLGMQDVEKELGITLDEEKTTDQKLTMIAEQSVNIKAER; this is encoded by the coding sequence ATGAAATTAAACAACTTAAAGGATCTGATGATCCACGAACTAAAAGACATTTACAGCGCTGAACATCAAATTACAAAAGCGTTACCAAAAATGATCAAGGCTGCATCTTCAGAAAAACTGAAAGCTGCTTTTGAAGAACATTTAATGGTAACAGAGCAGCAGATAAAGCGACTAGACAATGTTTTTAACATGATTGGTGAGAAAGCCAGTTCAGAACACTGCAAGGCCATGGAAGGCATTATTAAAGAATGCGAATCCATGATGAGCGAGCGTGCTGACCAAAGCGTGATGGATGCTGCGCTTATTGCATGTGCCCAGAGAGTAGAACATTATGAGATTGCTGCTTATGGTACTGTTTGCACTTATGCTAAACAACTAGGCATGCAAGATGTGGAGAAAGAGCTAGGCATTACACTTGACGAAGAAAAAACAACTGACCAGAAGCTGACCATGATCGCAGAACAGTCTGTGAACATTAAAGCCGAACGTTAA
- a CDS encoding M1 family metallopeptidase encodes MKPYQKYLLGLGMAGSLHLSACTTQTTTNSETMTTEQKTQEQVSEDVHSYAEPGKAIARHLDLDIAVNFDAKTISGTASYTIDNVAKGNEIIFDTRGLQIEKVYLGDDKEETTFRLGEADKFLGQPLYVTIKPETKRVTIQYKTSPDAAALQWLNPQQTAGKKYPFLFTQSQAILARTWIPIQDSPGVRITYNAKVQVPKELMAVMSAENPMEKNNTGVYTFQMKQQIPSYLMALSVGDMTFRKVGPQTGIYAEPATIEAAAYEFAEMDKMLVAAEKIYGKYRWDRYDLLVLPPSFPFGGMENPRLTFVTPTVLAKDRSLTSLIAHELAHSWSGNLVTNATWNDFWLNEGFTVYFERRIMEELYGKSYADMLAVLGYQDLNNTIKELGADSEDTRLKLDLEGRDPDEGLTDIAYEKGNLFLRHIEMAVGREKFDEFVNKYFNTFAFQSTTTDKFLDFLRKELIKGDTELADKIDIEGWVYTAGLPENHIKPTSERFTQVEETYKAWKNGQPANQLVTKDWSSHEWLHFIRMLPEQMSQQQMADLDKAFNFTNSGNSEVLAAWFLHAIRNNYVTADKALETFLTNVGRRKFLVPIYKALVASPEGKKKALAIYAKARPNYHAVSTVTLDELLK; translated from the coding sequence ATGAAGCCTTATCAGAAATATTTACTAGGATTGGGGATGGCCGGAAGCCTGCACCTCTCCGCTTGCACCACTCAAACTACCACTAACTCCGAAACTATGACCACAGAACAGAAGACCCAGGAACAGGTATCAGAAGATGTGCATAGCTATGCTGAACCAGGCAAAGCCATTGCCCGTCACCTCGACCTAGACATTGCCGTTAACTTCGACGCTAAAACTATAAGCGGCACTGCCAGCTATACTATTGACAATGTTGCTAAAGGCAATGAGATCATTTTTGATACCCGGGGCCTGCAGATAGAGAAAGTATACCTGGGCGATGATAAAGAAGAAACAACGTTCCGTTTAGGAGAAGCTGATAAGTTTTTAGGTCAGCCACTTTATGTAACTATAAAGCCTGAGACCAAACGCGTTACCATACAATATAAAACATCTCCGGATGCCGCCGCACTGCAATGGTTAAACCCACAGCAAACCGCAGGTAAAAAATACCCGTTCTTGTTCACACAATCGCAGGCTATACTTGCCCGCACCTGGATTCCGATACAGGACAGCCCGGGCGTGCGCATCACTTACAATGCCAAAGTGCAGGTACCAAAAGAACTGATGGCAGTAATGAGCGCCGAAAACCCAATGGAGAAAAATAACACCGGGGTTTATACTTTCCAGATGAAGCAGCAGATCCCGTCTTACCTGATGGCGCTCTCGGTTGGTGATATGACTTTCCGGAAAGTTGGCCCGCAAACAGGTATTTATGCGGAGCCGGCAACTATAGAAGCCGCAGCCTATGAGTTTGCAGAAATGGATAAAATGCTGGTAGCTGCTGAAAAGATCTACGGCAAGTACAGATGGGACCGCTATGACTTACTGGTGCTACCTCCTTCTTTCCCGTTCGGTGGCATGGAGAACCCACGCCTGACCTTTGTAACGCCAACTGTACTGGCAAAAGACCGCTCACTTACCAGCCTGATTGCGCACGAACTTGCCCATAGTTGGAGCGGTAACCTGGTAACAAATGCTACCTGGAACGATTTCTGGCTGAACGAAGGCTTTACCGTATACTTTGAGCGCCGCATTATGGAAGAGCTTTATGGTAAATCTTATGCTGATATGTTAGCTGTGCTCGGCTATCAGGACCTGAACAACACTATAAAAGAACTTGGTGCAGATAGCGAAGACACGCGCCTGAAACTGGACCTGGAAGGCCGTGATCCGGATGAAGGTTTAACTGATATTGCCTACGAAAAAGGAAATCTGTTCCTGCGCCACATCGAGATGGCAGTTGGCCGCGAAAAGTTTGATGAATTTGTAAACAAGTACTTCAACACGTTCGCCTTCCAGAGTACTACCACCGATAAATTCCTTGATTTCCTTCGAAAAGAGCTGATCAAAGGTGACACTGAGCTTGCCGATAAAATTGACATAGAAGGGTGGGTATACACAGCCGGTTTACCAGAAAACCATATCAAGCCTACCTCCGAACGTTTTACACAAGTTGAAGAAACCTATAAAGCCTGGAAAAATGGCCAACCAGCAAATCAGTTAGTAACCAAAGACTGGTCTAGTCATGAATGGCTGCATTTTATACGTATGCTGCCAGAGCAGATGAGCCAGCAGCAAATGGCAGATTTAGATAAAGCCTTTAACTTCACCAATTCCGGTAATTCAGAAGTGCTGGCAGCCTGGTTCCTACATGCTATCCGTAACAACTATGTAACTGCCGATAAAGCACTGGAGACTTTCCTGACAAACGTAGGAAGACGCAAATTCCTGGTGCCAATCTATAAAGCGCTTGTAGCATCTCCGGAAGGTAAAAAGAAGGCGTTGGCCATTTATGCCAAGGCCAGACCAAATTACCATGCGGTTTCAACTGTTACCTTGGATGAACTGCTGAAGTAA